The genomic window tgcatggagccccagaccgagggggattgacagtcatcttgtgtttcttccattttctaataattttgccaacagttgttgccttctcgccaagctgcttgcctattgtcctataGCCCCtctcagccttgtgcaggtctataaCTTTGTCTCCTAGACAGCTCTTtgttcttggccatggtggagagatCGGAGTATCATTTATTGAGTGTGTgtacaggtgattattatacaggcaACAAGTTCAGGTTCAGGTAATGAGAGCAGAGTAGAAGGAGCTTCTTATAAAGAGACTAACAgctctgtgagagccagaattcttgctgatTGGTTTGTCCCTATTGATCCAGTTGTATATGTAGTGTTTCTTGTAGTGTATATGACAAATGGTCCCTGATGATCCAGAGGTGTCCATGGTTAGTGGTGATCTAGTGGCATATATGATGAGTGGTCCTTGGTGATCCAGTGGTGTACCATGTCCTGATGGGGACATGCCCATCTACCATAAACAACATCATAGTGAATAAGGAAGGCCGTCCAGTGGGCAAGTGTGGACCCAAAATCTTAGCCCACTATTACCAGTGTTTGGTGTCCCGGTCTAATATTTATCACTGATTACAAGGAATTCTGAGAACAGTTTTTATGACAgttgttttattaaaaatttttcaaaaaacTCTTTATGTCCCTGTGTGTTTAATATAGCTTGATTCTCAGTGAAGAAGATCTTCTGTCCAGTGCTATTTTAAGGCTTCCATAACCTTGAAGTAGTCATGGCAGAAGCTCGATAAGACTCTTATTTCCTCTCTCCCATTCATTCCTTCTGCCCCGATGGCATTCCGCAGTTCATCTGCTTCAAAGTGAAACATATGCCATGTGTGCCGGCGGCTGCACACATCCCTGTCAATCATCACCTGGAAAGCCAAGGCTGTGCAACACTCTCTGTTGTTGTAGTGAAGGAGGTGGAAGAGGAAGTGTGAATGGAGATGAGTCTATACCTAAAAAAGGAACGTGACTAATAACtgttgtaatactgccccctatgatgtagaatataactactatagtactgccccctatatacaagaatataactactataatactgccccctatatacaggaatataactactataatactgctccctatatacaggaatataactactataatactgctcctatatacaggaatataactattataatactgccccctatatacaagaatataactactataatactgctcctatatacagtatacaggaatataactactataatactgcccctatatacaggaatataactactataatactgccccctatatacaagaatataactactataatactgctcctatatacaagaatataactactataatactgcccctatatacaaaaatataactactataatactgctcctatatacaggaatataactactatcatactgctcctatatacaggaatataactactataatactgccccctatatacaagaatataactaatataatactgctcctatatacaggaatattactactataatactgctcctatatacaggaatataactactataatacacgaactggagagagtggaatggctgcacatcccatctatggctgatactaatgccgctaggcctatattaaaaatcaacaccagagtgtctgtatatgaattcatcaagccatattgccccgtgtaccaccgcgcaggtcctctggtccacacgggtccctacgctaactccacaccgtgtcggtcagccaCCGCCAACCAAgctatggaacggccctgcaaccccaatgtcacaggaccagacccaaaaagccccaccaaaacccagccaccaccacctcctgttttttcccattctgtttgctgcagctatggtgagtgtaattccttattcagacttgtgctgcttgggggcgaccttctccgccggcggtgctggccgggttctggtgtggtgtttttgggtctggtcctgtggcatgggggtcgcagggctgtcccatggcccccgttccctgactgtgcacgcctgcggggttggtggccactgactggcacggtgtggacttagtgtagggacccatgtgtatcagataccggcacgaggtacatggggcagtatggcttgatcaattcatacacaaaattctgatgtgttttttattcagcctagcggcactagtatcagccataggtgtgaggtgcaacactcagtttcttccctgaaccgcataactactataatactgccccgatatccaagaatataactactataatatagaaGCTAAtagatacaggtgccggcactgcCTGATCGCCAACCAATGTGTACGAGGCTATCACAGTCCCGGGAGTGGATCTCCGTGACCACACGGATCTATGCAAGGGGTGCTCGGACGGAGCGGAGACAATATAGTGTATCAAAAAAGAATAAATCCAAGCACTCACCCCGATAGTAGATCTTCGGTGGGTTTATTTGCACATAACAGGGAGGGAGATAGTAGCGGTGCGGGAGCGCAGCAGACAACGGTTTTGCGCCTcggcgctttgtcaagtctagacttgacaaagcgcaGAGGCGCGAAACCGTTGTCTGCTGCGTTCCCGCACCGCTACTATCTCCCTCCCTGTTATGTGCAAATAAACCCACCGAAGATCTACTATCGGGGTGAGTGCTTGGATTTATTCTTttttgataactactataatactgcccctatatacaagaatttaactactatgatactgcccccTAGGACAAAAATAGAGGCACTCGAATACTACTGCTACATATACACCCATGCATGCAGTATATATGATGAGTAGTGGGTGTGGCCTGTCAGGATCAGTGACACTGGTGACAGCTGTGCATTACACGGATGGTCAGGAGGCGTCACATAGAGATGTTTTCGGGGAGAGGAGACTGTTTCCTTTCTGTTGTGGGAGACATATTATCCTGTCATTGATTCTGAATATTTTGGCCCCTCATATTGCTGGCTGTGAAGCTTACAATCTAATCATGGGTTGGGGGCCGAGAACTTTCTTCCTGCTTCCACTTCTGATCTGTGAGtcaatctctctctctgtctatctATGTATAGAGCTGGCAGTGTGTTGGGCGTCTCTCGTGTCTGCTGTGTGCACTGTCTATGTGCTTGGAGATAGGGGAGGGTTTCTCCCACCATACACCAGGTTCCACCACTTTGAGAGATTACCATATACCTGAATCCATTTAATCTACCATCATCTGCCATCATTCATGATATTCTAAACATGTATTATCGGGGCAAGCTAGCTACACATTGTCTACTAAGTACAGACCGGACCTTGGTTTTTGTAAATTTGGGTCAACCTCATGACTAGGCCATCCAAGAGACACCCCAGGCAAGCTGTTATCAATGCTCCTCAGTGACTGTGGTCACAGGAACCTCAATGTCTATGTCTAAGAGACTGTGGTTTTAGGAACCTCAATGTCTATGATCAAGCGACTGTGGTTGTAGGAACCTCAATGTCTATGTCCAAGTGACTGTGGTCATAGGAACCTCAATGTCTATGTCCAAGTGACTGTGGTTATAAAAACCTTGATGTCTATGTCCAAGTATCTGTGGTTGTAGGAACCTCAATCTCCATGTCCTAGCGACTGTGGTTGTAGGAACCTCAATGTTCATGTCCTAGCGACTGTGGTTGTAGGAACCTCAATGTCCATGTCCTGGGGTAGGATGAggaaaaaggccaatctactaaatgcTTTATGTATTGAAAATAGTATGACAGATAGCATGTAGGGATAATGAAAATTCTACATTAAAATTTACCTGATTAACCCAACCCGATGCGCGGCACCGCCCTAAAAACAATAAAATCCACAAATCACCAGGCCCAGATGGCAGACCTGAACCTTCATGACTACAAACTTCAGTAGCACGTAATAACACCAATCATATTGTCTTGTCCCAGGTACATTGGCCAGTGAGGAGGCCCGACTGATGGAAGATCTCTTCTCCAACTACGATAAGCAATCCCGTCCGGTAAAGTCCATCAACGACATCATTGAAGTAAAGCTGAAGCTCACACTGACCAACCTCATCTCCCTGGTAGGTCTTTTCCATGAGCTACTTCACATCTTGTCCCATCACACAAGGTCCTTAAATAGTTTTAATTTATTTTGTTGGCAGAAAGAACGAGAAGAGACTCTGACGACAAACGTGTGGATATTAATCGTGAGTAATATTTCTGGTTAAAGCCTATTCATCGGGTTGAGCTTTGGTCACATACCAAGTTCCATGGATGCCAGATTATAGGAATTTTACTATATAATCCCTATTCCACTATTTTCCTCCATAGACTTTTTTTTGGATAGAAATGATCAAGAAGGGCCTTCAACTGGGATTCCCACCAACCCCTAGAATGTGGTGACCCGTACCCTGTTACTGTCTTGCTCATAAGTATGAAGGAGCCATGTATAGCACTATCTTTCCTGGGAAGGGGTAAAGTAACTATAAGGGGTTTAACAATAGCACTAGTACTTAAGTCCTGTTTCCTGAGGAGGTCTAAAGGTCCCCCTGCCATATACAACAAGTCATATTTAGGGTACACCATAGGTGTTGGCCCCCTTGCAGATTTTGTAGGAGATCCAGGAGTGGTATCCACAAGGATTCCTTTAGTTATTCCCCGGCAGGTTATACTTTAAGTCCAGTTTACTTGCTTTGAGGGCATATAGAGGGTCAACCACCCAAAAGTGCATTTTCAGCCAGCTTCTGTAAAGTCCAGCCAGCTGAGATCAGGGCTTCTCAATGCAGACTCTTTGAATTCACAACCCTTGTAATTTTCAAATTAATCTTTTAAAGACGTGGGATGATTACCGACTGACGTGGAATGAAGCTGACTATGGTGGCATAGATGTTGTACGTGTTCCATATTACATGGTATGGCTTCCAGATATAGTCCTAGAGAACAAGTAAGTGCAGAGAGATCAAAGTGTCTTCCATCTTCATCAGTTTGTTTCCTTATCTACTGCTCAACCCATTACCATCTTTAAATTTTCTTCCAGTATTGATGGTCAGTTTGATGTGGCATACTATGCCAATGTGCTGGTGTACAGCTCCGGATTCATGTATTGGCTCCCACCAGCCATCTTCAGGAGTACATGCAGTGTTGATGTGACTTATTTCCCATTTGATTGGCAGAACTGCTCGCTGGTGTTCAGGTGAGGACCTGTGCAGATAGGAATAAACAGGTGTAGTACTGAGGACCTGCtaggacttttaaacataaaagcaAGCTTAGGTCATGGTTTGAGGTGGGTGACTATTTAGAAGGTTAGCATACTCACAGATGATGAACAGTAGTGTCCTACAGCAGAATGCAGATCTAGCCAAAAAGCTCCAGTCCTGGCCAGAGGCCTATCCTAGGTGCCAAACCAGCAAAAAGCTCTTGTGCTAGCTTCTCCTCTCTGGTTACAATCAATCCTTCTTAGATACAGAAAGCATAGATCACTCATTCTTGGATGCAGACAAGTAGATCACTCCTTTTTGGAGGCAGACAAGAAGATCAATCCTTCTCTAAGGAAAACAAGAAGATCACTACTTCTCAGAGGCAGACAAAAAGATCACTCCTTCTCGGAGGCAGACAAGAAGGTCACTCCTTCTCGAAGATGGACAAGAAGATCACTCCTTCTCGGAGGCAGACAAGAAGATCACTCCTTCTCAAAGCAGACAAGAAGATCACTCCTTCTCGGAGGCAGACATGAAGATCACTCCTTCTCGGAGGCAGACAAGAAGATCACTCCTTCTCAGAGGCAGACAAGAAGATCACTCCTTCTCGGAGGCAGACAAGAGGATCACTCCTTCTCGGAGGCAGACAGGAAGATCACTCCTTCTCGGAGGCAGACAAGAAGATCACTCCTTCTCGGAGGCAGACAGGAAGATCACTCCTTTTCGGTGGCAGACAAGAAGATCACTCCTTCTCGGAGGCAGACAGGAAGATCACTCCTTCTCGGAGGCAGACAAGAAGATCACTCTCAGAGGCAGACAAGATGATCACTCGATTCTTGGAGGTGGCAGGATATTTAAACTTCCCTCAGCAAGAACAGCAATAGTTTCTGAGATAGTTAAAGGAattattcagcattagaaaaacatggccactttcttctagagacagcgcccctcttgtctccagtttaggtgtaggttttgcaactgtgttccattgacatgaatggacttaattgcaaaccacacctgaactggagacaagagttgggctgtctctggaagaaagtggccatgtttgtctaatgctggctaacccctttaatctcaggAGTCTGTGATATCTCCATCCCCTTCCAGGCAGGGTGACATAAAAGGCTTACCTGTGCCTGGGCCTACCTGTGTAGACAGCTGAGCTAGGCGCATCTCTGTAGCTAAAGAACTTGCGTGTGCTTAGGAGGAGCACACTTTTCTAACTGGTTAAAACCAGAGTAGCCTGGCCCTCCACTAAGAGGGAGACTGGGCTAGGGAGACTGGAAAATTCTGCCATTGAAGTGATTAGGCTAATTAGGATGAGTTTTGATGGAAAATACCTTTAAAACAGTGGACAATAGAGGACCTGCTTTCAGAGTTCTgggtcatttctttttttttaggtctAAAACCTACAATGCTAAAGAAGTTGACCTGCAGTTGGCTCTTGATGATGTTACGCAGGAGAAGATAGAATGGGTGGACATTGACCCTGAGGCATTTACAGGTAAGGAATTAAACCTTTTGACGTTTTTTCTCCCCCACGTGACCCTTTAGATACGTCCTCATGGAGCAAAAGCATAAAGAAGACCCCTAGACCTTAGTTCTCCCGCAACTAGACATTGATGCTGCATCTCCCATCGTTTCCCCCTTTGTAAATGTTTCATGCACATAGTATCTCAAATACAGAAGCTTTCAGAACCCTAAAATTTGTCCCCTACCAACAGTAGACATCATAGGCCAGGGCTGGTTTCTCTGCAGTTAAGTCTCTTGAGCACATCTGTAGCATCTAATGTCCTTTGGATGATCTCTACCAAGTTCTTCCCCAATGGGTTGACCCTACAAAAACACTATGGATACCAAAGCCTTGAGACCCTATGGTTTACCTTTGAGAGACCCTGTGCAGAGGAGACGTGGTGAGCTGACATATGAACTTGTTAATTGACCCTTCAGCTCTTACATCCAGTGACCTCACCAAACCATACACTGTCATCCTGACTGGTATGTTGTGTATGCTTTACCCTAACCATGCACTGGTTTCAGAGAATGGAGAATGGGCAATAAAGCACCGTCCTGCGAAGAAGGTTATAAACAAGGCGTATACCCCAGAAGACCTAGAGTACCAGGAAATTCTTTTCTGCTTGATTATCCAGCGAAAACCCTTGTTCTACATTATCAACGTTATTGTTCCGTGTGTCCTAATATCATCCCTGGCTGTACTGGTGTACTTTCTTCCAGCTAAAGGTGAGGTTTTCCTAATAATCAGTAACCTGCAATTCCACCTTGGTAGAAGGTCTACCAGACTTTTTGTAGATACTTTTGGCCTAAGGCCCTGGTTACACTACGAAATCGGCGCCGACATTTCAGGCAGAACTCCTCCGCACGGACTCGGTGCCGACTCCTGCCTTCTATCGGTTACAATGGGAGAGCGCGCAAGCCTCAGctctccgcgcaaagaattgacatgtcaattctttgaatggagaggcgcagagagctgacgcacgctctcccattgtaactgatagaaggcaggagtcGGCACTGAGTCCGCACGGAATCTCGGCattgattccgtagtgtggacggGGCCTTATAGTGTATGTGGACAACCTCCAAATAGGTGAATGTGTTTCAGTGGTGTGAAAACATCCCATGtatcataaaaaggatgttctattAGACAGAGATGATGGAATCGATCCTCACACCCTTGCCCTGCATATTGTTGTCTTTATCCCTTTCATGTCCATCTTCTCTAGCTGGTGGTCAGAAGTGTACCGTGTCTATCTCAGTCCTCCTAGCTCAGACTGTGTTTCTGTTCCTTATTGCTCAAAGTGTCCCAGAGACATCACTCAGCGTTCCGCTGATTGGCAAGTAGGTGGCACCATTTTCTACCAATATGGCTGGTTGGAAAATCTAAAGTTGTTCTTATAAATACAAAATTTATCTTACAGATACCTGATATTTGTAATGCTTGTGTCAACACTCATCGTTCTCAGCTGCGTGATTGTACTTAACGTATCACTACGGACTCCAAGCACCCACAAACTCACTGCCAGCGTCAGACACGTAAGCTCTTCGAAAAGTATTGGTACTTTTCACTCACACATGTAACATATAAAGGATGTCTCTCAAGACAGCAAATATGAATTAGCTGCTGTATTCACTGCCTGcccctctgcctgtggcattgttaaGCACAAGACAGTACGCTGTAACCACATTTCAGTTGATGTATTGTTATAGGTTGATTTTTCTTCCCACGTAACAGATGCTTTTGGAGTTGGTACCACGTTACCTACATATGGAGATAGCACCTTGTGAAGAGGTGGAGACACCACGAGAGAGAAGGAGAAGCTCGCTAGGAATCATGTTAAAGGCTGAAGAGTATATTCTGAAGAAACCCCGGAGCGAGTTGATGTTTGAAAGGCAGAGTGACAGACATGGCATAAGCAGGGGCCACAAAGGTGAGAAGATGATAGGTGAAAAGACTCTATAGATGAGGAGGATAAAGTCACAATGATCAGGAGCACAGCGATGTAGAGGTGAAGATGAGGAAGGAGCACAGTGATGTGGAGGTGAAGATGAGGAAGGAGCACAGTGATGAGGTGAGGATAAAGAAGGAGCACAGTGATGTGGAGGTAAGGAAGAGGATGGAGCGCAGTGatgagaagaagaggaaggagcacAATGATGAGGAAGTGAGGATGAGGAAGGAGAGCAGGGAAGAGAAAGTGAAGATGAGGAAGGAGCAAAGTGATGAGGTGAGGATGAGGAAGGAGCACAGTGATGAGGTGAGGATGAGGAAGGAACACAGTGATGTGTAGGTGAAGATGAGGAAGGAGCACAGTGATGTGGAGGTAAGGATGGGGAAGGACAGCAGGGAAGAGAAAGTGAAGATGAGGAAGGAGCACAGTGATGAGGAGTAGAGGATGAGGTAGGAGAAAAGTAATGAGGAGGTGAGGATGAGGAAGAAGCATTGCCctaaacgttcgtaaagcgttcgcaaagaTTTTTCATTCGcagctgcggagagtggcattatactgcgattttggggtgttgggtgcacccaggcatgctccccctaatgtcccagtgtcattccagaggtgttggcatcttttagggaggtttcatgggggacttggtgacctccaagtggtcgaatttggatttccaagtgccttgaatctttttcccatagactataatgggattgaatattcttTTAAATAgttgaatctcggtgcctattcgatttgaattctcgaaagtctagctcatctctaataaggaggTGAGGATGAGGAAGGAGCACAGTGATGAGGAGGTGAGGATGAGGAAGGAACACAGTCTGCACACTGTCTGCTATGTGTGGACATACCTTTATAATAATATTGCAGATAAAATAACACCCATGCATGGTATAGACATCGGGACGTTTACATCCACAATAAGGGAAATATCTTTCTTACAGGTAATTTAATCGATGCCGATGTGACAACCAATTTATATCGAAACTTGGCTCATTGTGCCCCCGAAATCAAGAACTGTGTGGATGCCTGTAATTTCATCACAGCGAGTACAAAGGAGCAGAACGCCACTGGAGCCGTGAGTGTCCTCCTCTTTACTGAGGAGCAACTTCTGAGTCTTCCTCCTCCACTGCAATTCACTTATAAGAGTTCTTCCCTTGGTGAATTGTTGAGTGACACAATGTTTTCTATCCCTGGTGTTCTTGTGATGTGGTGGACCCTCTCCAGTAGGATAGTTACTTATAGTCCATGATAGTCAAGTTTTCTATATCTCAAAACctggagagggtttttttttcaccagCCGAAAGCAAAAAAGCCAGGTCCCTGCAGCCCAGAATAGACCACTAAGGTCACCATTAAGACCAAATATCTCTTATCACTTACCATTCTTGGGATTCATTGTCTCTCATATAGGGTTATACATGCTGTCCTGAACTGTGGTGACCCTAGGGCCTCTGTgccatacagatgtgtccatagCTTTGCAAGTTTCTACCATCAGTTTATTCCTAATTTCTCATTAGTCATCAATCCTACAGAAGCTCTAGCTTAACCAAGAAGGAAGTGAATGCAAAAGCCTGGACTCTGGAAGCTGAGGTCTCCTACAATCGGTTAAAGGAGTCTTATGCTTCAGCTCCTGTGATAAGGTGCCCACACACCTTCAGATAAGCTCCTCCCATTCCTCTGCCAGTTCCTGCATCTTCTGGGGCACCAGGAGTGGGTTCTTCTTTCAGGGACTTGCGAATCTAACACAGAACTGAGGACTCTATGCTTTTTGTTGCTTTAGACTTCATGCAAGACACCACCGTAGATAAAGAGTCACTTCAGTTTAACCCAGGGACTAAGATTTGTCTTTCATCGAGGGATAGTCACATATTGGTCCCCAGTCCTAAGTACGCGGCTAGATTCCTATGACCTTTTGAGGTGCTGATACGAACTAATACTGTTGTGTACAGACTCTGTctacctatcccccccccccccccccccgggaccccCCTGGCACCCTATAGAAGCAGATGGCCAGCCTTTACATCCTTGAATGAaataaagggtaaaaaaaaatacccagaGGGTGCTTAGACTCCCAAGTCATACCTATTGggtagcacagtgggtccacatTAGGTGCCTGCTACAATATTGCTAGGTTCATGGTCAGTTGAGGCCCACCTTTGGAATCCGCACCGATCCTTAGAATGATGGGGGTGCAGGCCTAATTGTAGTCCTCAAGTTCAAGTTATAAGACTGGTGGCTAAATAGCatgatccctggtggtccagtggttATGTCAGTATCTGTTCCTAATCCAGACAAGCAAAAGGGGCAAGTCAGATGAATACCCTCTTGCGACACTTAATCGTTGTTAGCATTACTATTCCCAGCTAGGCCACAGTACAACGTTCATCATCCCCCACTAGTACCAGGATATAACCATTTATAACCTATAATCACATCTTTTATGTTGCAGGAAATGGAGAACTGGGTGACGATTGGGAAGGTGTTGGACGTCCTGTGTTTTTGGGTTGCTCTCCCACTCTTCGTGGTGGGGACTCTCGCCATTTTCCTTATGGGACATTTTAATAGCGCGCCAGATCGACCTTTTGCTGGAGACAATCGTCTTTACGAACCATGATCTAAAATGTTGGGAATCCGGATCCTCTTCCCGTAGAACCATCTGGCCGCCAGGCCACCATATTGTATTCTAGTTTACAGTCTCAATTAAATGTCTATTTGTAAATTACATTTGGTTTTGTTATCATTAGCTTTGTAGGTAATGTATGTTTTATGTCTCCAGCTCctcctgacaggaagttgtgtagtcctttcATTTCCATTGTGGTGTTGTCTCCAGTTCctcctgacaggaagttgtgcAGTCCTTTCATTTCCATTGTggtgttgtctccagctcctcctgacaggaagttgtgtagtcctttcATTTCCACTGTGGTGTTGTCTccatctcctccctctctctagaCGACACATCATCCTCTGGATGGATCCGCTTGATCTGGTCTTTGATCTGAAGCCCTGTCCCCCAAGTAATGTCAT from Dendropsophus ebraccatus isolate aDenEbr1 chromosome 1, aDenEbr1.pat, whole genome shotgun sequence includes these protein-coding regions:
- the LOC138785133 gene encoding acetylcholine receptor subunit epsilon-like produces the protein MEDLFSNYDKQSRPVKSINDIIEVKLKLTLTNLISLKEREETLTTNVWILITWDDYRLTWNEADYGGIDVVRVPYYMVWLPDIVLENNIDGQFDVAYYANVLVYSSGFMYWLPPAIFRSTCSVDVTYFPFDWQNCSLVFRSKTYNAKEVDLQLALDDVTQEKIEWVDIDPEAFTENGEWAIKHRPAKKVINKAYTPEDLEYQEILFCLIIQRKPLFYIINVIVPCVLISSLAVLVYFLPAKAGGQKCTVSISVLLAQTVFLFLIAQSVPETSLSVPLIGKYLIFVMLVSTLIVLSCVIVLNVSLRTPSTHKLTASVRHMLLELVPRYLHMEIAPCEEVETPRERRRSSLGIMLKAEEYILKKPRSELMFERQSDRHGISRGHKGNLIDADVTTNLYRNLAHCAPEIKNCVDACNFITASTKEQNATGAEMENWVTIGKVLDVLCFWVALPLFVVGTLAIFLMGHFNSAPDRPFAGDNRLYEP